In Aquificaceae bacterium, one genomic interval encodes:
- a CDS encoding 6-carboxyhexanoate--CoA ligase, which produces MLSLRMRAELKGQHVSGAERLIKPDALQKTIKELIKRPKAYDKMVITLERVEEITTIPKALTIYSHDFKSVEEAHNFAIKSLLKEGIPEEIALKALNTLKRGANPKGGNMRGAVLMDIQTGERLEPDKERGIRTVRVDWKDRQEVKRVLRERGLKKPYLERLLDALALATKNIHCGVIAELCWSDDPDYITGYVAGKNLGYVRIKPMKEYGVPLGGRVYFVRREGIEKLIECLQNRAVLIENL; this is translated from the coding sequence ATGCTTAGCCTTCGTATGAGAGCGGAGTTAAAGGGACAGCACGTATCTGGTGCGGAAAGGCTTATAAAACCTGACGCCCTTCAAAAGACTATAAAGGAACTTATCAAAAGACCCAAGGCTTATGACAAGATGGTTATAACCCTTGAGAGGGTGGAAGAGATAACCACAATTCCAAAGGCACTTACCATATACAGCCACGACTTTAAGAGCGTAGAAGAAGCCCATAACTTTGCTATAAAAAGCCTATTAAAGGAAGGCATTCCAGAGGAGATAGCCCTGAAGGCACTCAATACCCTAAAGAGGGGAGCAAACCCAAAGGGTGGCAATATGAGAGGTGCGGTGCTAATGGATATTCAAACAGGTGAACGGCTTGAGCCAGACAAGGAAAGAGGTATAAGAACCGTAAGGGTGGACTGGAAGGACAGGCAAGAGGTCAAGAGGGTCTTGAGAGAAAGAGGATTAAAAAAGCCATACCTTGAAAGACTTCTTGATGCCCTTGCCCTCGCCACAAAGAATATACATTGCGGAGTTATAGCGGAACTGTGTTGGAGCGATGACCCAGATTACATAACAGGCTATGTTGCAGGTAAAAACTTGGGATATGTGAGAATAAAACCTATGAAGGAATATGGTGTTCCTTTGGGTGGAAGGGTGTATTTTGTAAGGAGAGAAGGCATAGAAAAACTTATAGAGTGTTTGCAAAATAGGGCTGTCTTGATTGAAAACTTATAG
- the topA gene encoding type I DNA topoisomerase — protein MKLFIVESPTKAKTIAKYLGEGWIVRATLGHIKDLPEDRLGVDEETLKPTFVWVRGKRALMEKLKALARKAESIYIGTDPDREGEAIAYFIYKELESLKKPISRVVFYEVTPQGIRSAIQKPTTINQNLVKAQFARRVLDRLIGYKLSPYLWRALSRNTLSVGRVQSPALRLIVEREREIMAFRKKEYYYIKVVFEKDGVEFSALWDYRFEKPENAKPYLEKLKSALFEVLSYEEKEEKHEPPKPFITSSLQTVASGVLKVGVEQVQKMAQKLYEEGYITYPRTDSYRMNPQKAEEFMKYIEKTYGREYVGRLRKFKEKELSQGAHECIRPTALKVPPLKGKELDLYMLILKRTLASLSSPAVFLKKKAVIVPIYEKRKGEDMRFLAKGSELVFDGYLKIYPEEKEIVKLPPLKKGEVLKPKKILLEKRQTQPPPRYTEGSLVKKLEELGIGRPSTYAVIVKTLKERGYVVEEKGHLKPTEIAFEVVDFLQENFPKVIDYAFTSQMEGGLDKVEEGKRDWREVVREFFSQVKSEL, from the coding sequence ATGAAGCTCTTTATAGTGGAGAGCCCTACAAAGGCAAAAACCATAGCCAAGTATTTAGGGGAAGGTTGGATAGTTAGAGCCACTCTGGGTCATATAAAGGACCTGCCAGAGGACAGGCTTGGTGTAGATGAGGAGACTTTAAAGCCAACCTTTGTATGGGTAAGGGGTAAAAGAGCACTTATGGAGAAGTTAAAGGCTCTGGCTCGCAAGGCAGAGTCCATATACATAGGCACAGACCCAGACAGAGAAGGAGAAGCCATAGCCTACTTTATCTATAAGGAGCTTGAAAGCCTTAAAAAGCCCATAAGTAGAGTAGTTTTCTATGAGGTTACTCCTCAAGGTATAAGGTCCGCCATACAAAAGCCTACCACTATAAACCAAAACCTTGTAAAGGCACAGTTTGCCAGAAGGGTGCTTGACAGGCTCATAGGTTATAAGCTCTCTCCCTATCTGTGGAGAGCCCTCAGCAGAAATACCCTCTCGGTGGGAAGGGTTCAATCTCCTGCCCTAAGGCTTATAGTGGAAAGGGAAAGGGAGATAATGGCTTTTAGAAAAAAGGAATACTACTACATAAAGGTGGTCTTTGAAAAGGATGGTGTGGAGTTTTCCGCCCTTTGGGACTATAGGTTTGAAAAGCCAGAAAATGCCAAGCCCTACCTTGAAAAGTTAAAATCCGCCCTTTTTGAGGTCCTAAGCTATGAAGAGAAAGAAGAAAAACATGAACCTCCAAAGCCCTTTATAACTTCAAGTCTTCAGACAGTAGCCAGTGGGGTTTTAAAGGTTGGTGTGGAGCAAGTGCAAAAGATGGCTCAAAAACTCTACGAAGAGGGTTATATCACCTATCCAAGGACGGACAGCTATAGGATGAACCCACAAAAGGCAGAGGAGTTTATGAAATACATTGAAAAAACTTACGGAAGGGAGTATGTGGGTAGGCTAAGGAAGTTCAAAGAAAAGGAGCTCTCTCAAGGTGCTCATGAATGTATAAGACCCACAGCACTAAAGGTCCCACCTCTTAAGGGAAAGGAGTTAGACCTTTATATGCTTATACTAAAGAGAACCCTTGCAAGCCTTTCAAGCCCTGCGGTCTTTCTCAAAAAGAAGGCGGTCATAGTGCCCATATACGAAAAAAGGAAGGGTGAAGATATGAGGTTTTTAGCTAAAGGTTCAGAGCTTGTCTTTGATGGATATTTGAAAATTTACCCAGAGGAAAAGGAAATCGTGAAACTACCACCTTTGAAAAAGGGAGAGGTTCTAAAGCCCAAAAAGATATTACTTGAAAAGAGACAAACCCAGCCACCACCAAGATACACAGAGGGTTCTTTGGTCAAAAAACTTGAGGAGCTTGGCATAGGTAGACCTTCCACCTATGCGGTTATAGTAAAAACCCTAAAAGAGCGAGGCTATGTGGTAGAGGAGAAGGGACACTTAAAGCCTACAGAAATAGCCTTTGAGGTGGTGGACTTTTTGCAGGAAAACTTCCCAAAGGTAATAGACTATGCCTTTACAAGCCAGATGGAGGGGGGTCTTGACAAGGTGGAAGAGGGTAAAAGGGACTGGCGTGAGGTGGTAAGAGAGTTTTTCTCACAGGTCAAATCGGAGCTATAA
- the infB gene encoding translation initiation factor IF-2, whose translation MGKLRVQDVAKELGVSVKEVREVLKEWGIDKGNFAYLDEEELQIVYDHFSVPKEKPVGNGGKVVEKEEAVVASESIKEEKQKEEKAEPKGEEKRYKDRGQRDRRPHEKAKLSTREASPPKREKLEDREKPKRTEERKHFPARVPAPPPMPSIREQRIEERSQKTQPKEKLNKDEEQMLKKLQQPVKKERKEEKEEEIKIVQIPEVVTVRELAELLKTPPNQIMAELLKRGVLATINQTVPSEVALQVAEALGFLAEIKSEEIKEEEEIEVSEEGGEPRPPVVVVMGHVDHGKTTLLDTIRKTRVAEREKGGITQHIGASVVEMPDGRKITFLDTPGHEAFTSLRARGAQVTDIAVLVVAADDGVMPQTVEAINHAKAFNVPIIVAVNKIDKPEADPQRVRRELAELGLIPEEWGGDTVFVDVSAKTGQNVDTLLEYILLVAELLELKANPNKPARGTIIESKLDKQRGVVATVLVQEGTLRVGDIFVAGTTYGRVRAMFDDKGRRVKEAGPSMPVEVLGFEELPMAGDQLKVVEDERKAKQIAEQRRIRKEQMEKVAKGLMLEDVFKKIQGGELTELKLIVKADTIGSLEALKKSLTELSTPEVAVKIIHGGVGGITENDVMLAKASGAIIIGFNTRPDLKAKETAESEKVEIRLYGIIYEVIEDVKKALKGMLKPVEREVVHGTAEVRATFKIKGVGTVAGCYVLDGKIIRNARARLVRNGVVVFDGKIESLKRYKEDVQEVAKGFECGIKLKDYNDVKVGDIIECYEVKLEKPQ comes from the coding sequence ATGGGAAAATTAAGGGTTCAAGATGTGGCAAAGGAGCTTGGTGTTTCAGTTAAAGAGGTAAGAGAAGTCCTAAAAGAGTGGGGTATAGATAAGGGAAACTTCGCCTACCTTGACGAGGAAGAGCTTCAGATAGTTTACGACCATTTTTCTGTTCCTAAGGAGAAACCAGTGGGAAATGGAGGTAAAGTGGTAGAAAAGGAAGAAGCTGTTGTAGCCTCTGAATCAATCAAAGAAGAGAAGCAAAAAGAGGAAAAAGCTGAGCCAAAAGGGGAGGAGAAAAGATACAAAGATAGAGGGCAGAGGGACAGAAGACCACATGAAAAAGCAAAACTGTCAACAAGAGAAGCATCACCTCCAAAGCGAGAAAAGCTGGAGGATAGGGAAAAACCAAAAAGGACAGAAGAAAGGAAACATTTTCCAGCAAGGGTTCCAGCACCACCACCCATGCCTTCAATACGTGAGCAAAGAATAGAGGAAAGGTCCCAAAAAACACAACCTAAGGAAAAGCTCAACAAAGACGAAGAACAAATGCTTAAAAAACTTCAACAGCCAGTGAAGAAGGAAAGGAAGGAAGAAAAAGAAGAGGAAATTAAGATAGTTCAAATTCCTGAAGTGGTTACAGTAAGAGAGCTTGCTGAACTTCTGAAAACTCCTCCAAACCAGATAATGGCTGAGCTTCTCAAAAGGGGAGTATTAGCCACGATAAACCAAACTGTTCCTTCAGAGGTGGCTCTTCAGGTGGCGGAAGCCCTTGGATTCCTTGCGGAGATAAAATCGGAGGAAATAAAGGAAGAAGAGGAGATAGAAGTTTCTGAAGAAGGTGGAGAACCAAGACCTCCAGTAGTGGTGGTTATGGGACACGTAGACCATGGAAAGACTACGCTTTTAGACACAATAAGAAAGACAAGGGTTGCGGAGAGAGAAAAGGGTGGAATAACCCAGCATATTGGTGCCTCGGTGGTAGAAATGCCAGATGGAAGAAAGATAACCTTCTTGGATACACCGGGTCATGAAGCTTTTACTTCTTTAAGGGCAAGGGGAGCTCAGGTTACGGACATAGCGGTTTTGGTGGTTGCTGCGGACGATGGTGTCATGCCACAAACTGTGGAAGCCATAAACCACGCCAAAGCCTTTAACGTGCCTATAATCGTAGCGGTCAATAAAATAGACAAACCCGAGGCTGACCCTCAAAGGGTAAGGAGAGAACTTGCTGAGCTTGGACTAATACCAGAAGAGTGGGGCGGTGATACGGTGTTTGTAGATGTTTCTGCAAAGACGGGGCAGAATGTAGATACCTTGCTTGAATACATACTTTTGGTGGCGGAACTGCTTGAGTTAAAAGCCAATCCTAATAAGCCAGCAAGGGGAACTATAATAGAGTCCAAGCTTGACAAACAAAGGGGTGTGGTAGCAACGGTCTTGGTGCAAGAGGGCACTCTCAGGGTTGGGGATATCTTTGTGGCTGGGACTACCTATGGACGCGTAAGGGCTATGTTTGACGACAAGGGTAGAAGGGTCAAAGAGGCAGGACCATCTATGCCCGTCGAGGTGTTGGGTTTTGAAGAGCTTCCCATGGCAGGTGACCAGCTCAAAGTGGTAGAAGACGAAAGGAAAGCAAAGCAGATAGCGGAACAAAGAAGGATTAGAAAGGAACAGATGGAAAAGGTTGCAAAGGGTCTTATGCTTGAGGATGTTTTTAAGAAGATACAAGGGGGAGAACTAACAGAGTTAAAGCTCATAGTAAAAGCGGACACTATTGGTTCTCTGGAGGCTCTTAAAAAGTCATTAACTGAACTTTCCACTCCTGAAGTTGCGGTTAAGATAATACATGGGGGAGTAGGTGGCATAACAGAAAACGATGTGATGCTTGCAAAAGCAAGTGGTGCAATTATAATAGGATTCAATACACGTCCAGATTTGAAGGCAAAGGAAACCGCAGAATCCGAGAAAGTGGAAATAAGGCTCTACGGAATAATATACGAGGTTATAGAGGACGTAAAGAAGGCTCTCAAAGGTATGCTAAAACCCGTAGAAAGGGAAGTGGTCCATGGCACTGCGGAGGTAAGAGCAACCTTCAAGATAAAGGGTGTGGGCACTGTTGCTGGATGCTATGTGCTTGATGGAAAGATAATTAGAAACGCAAGGGCAAGGCTTGTGAGAAACGGTGTTGTGGTCTTTGACGGCAAGATAGAGAGCCTAAAAAGATACAAGGAAGATGTGCAAGAGGTGGCTAAGGGCTTTGAATGTGGAATAAAGCTAAAGGACTACAATGATGTGAAGGTAGGTGATATCATAGAATGCTACGAAGTGAAGTTAGAAAAGCCTCAATAA
- a CDS encoding ferredoxin encodes MEFRHVFVCVNQRPPGHPMGSCAEKGGRDIYMKLMEKLQMDPELFMSTAVTPTGCLGPCGLGPTVVVYPDGVWYGNVKPSDVDEIVQSHLKGGQPVERLVVSKGKPPGMF; translated from the coding sequence ATGGAGTTTAGGCACGTTTTTGTCTGTGTGAACCAAAGACCACCGGGTCATCCTATGGGCTCCTGTGCGGAGAAGGGCGGAAGGGACATATACATGAAGCTCATGGAAAAACTGCAAATGGACCCAGAGCTTTTTATGAGCACTGCGGTCACGCCTACGGGCTGTCTTGGACCTTGCGGTCTTGGACCTACGGTTGTGGTCTACCCTGATGGTGTATGGTATGGAAATGTAAAACCCTCAGATGTGGATGAGATAGTCCAAAGCCATCTAAAGGGTGGTCAACCAGTAGAAAGGCTTGTGGTTTCTAAGGGCAAGCCTCCGGGTATGTTTTAA
- the hfq gene encoding RNA chaperone Hfq: protein MAYKLQEAFLNTARKRRVKVTIYLLNGVRLQGRIRSFDLYTILIEDGRQQTLVYKHAITTIIPAERMEIEFEEEGVPGAV from the coding sequence ATGGCTTACAAGCTTCAAGAAGCTTTTTTAAACACTGCAAGGAAAAGAAGGGTAAAGGTTACCATCTATCTTCTTAACGGCGTAAGGCTTCAGGGAAGGATAAGGTCTTTTGACCTCTATACCATTCTTATAGAGGATGGGCGTCAGCAAACCCTTGTTTACAAGCATGCCATAACCACCATAATACCTGCAGAGAGGATGGAAATAGAGTTTGAAGAGGAAGGAGTGCCAGGGGCTGTATAG
- a CDS encoding glycosyltransferase family 2 protein: MLSVLICTKNEEKNIERAIKSVQGLADEVIVVDSGSTDRTVEIAKELGAKVFFREWKGYPDQLNYGIGLCSGDWVFVLDADEEVSKELRESIGQVIKNPKHDIYMVSRRTYYLGDFLKHAWYPEWRIRLFRKGKVRFEGLLHERAIFSGSVGRLKGDLYHYSYKSLKDQYLKTVHYAYTMAEIMKSEGKRFRLYKLIFNPLWHFIKVYFVQLGFLDGLRGFMVALSAFFYTFLKYKFLYELELKEKVSKLW; this comes from the coding sequence ATGTTATCTGTCCTAATCTGCACAAAAAACGAGGAGAAAAACATAGAAAGAGCCATAAAAAGCGTGCAGGGGCTTGCGGATGAGGTTATTGTGGTAGACTCTGGCTCAACGGATAGAACTGTGGAAATTGCCAAAGAGCTGGGGGCAAAGGTTTTTTTTAGAGAATGGAAAGGATACCCAGACCAACTAAACTACGGCATAGGTCTATGCTCCGGAGATTGGGTGTTTGTGCTGGATGCGGATGAGGAAGTTTCCAAAGAGCTAAGGGAAAGCATAGGACAGGTAATCAAAAACCCAAAGCATGATATTTATATGGTTAGCAGACGGACTTATTACTTGGGAGATTTTTTAAAACACGCATGGTATCCCGAGTGGAGGATTAGGCTTTTTCGTAAGGGAAAGGTAAGGTTTGAAGGATTACTCCACGAAAGGGCTATATTTAGCGGTAGTGTAGGAAGGTTAAAGGGAGACCTCTATCATTATTCATACAAAAGTCTAAAAGACCAGTATTTAAAAACGGTGCACTATGCATACACAATGGCGGAAATTATGAAAAGTGAAGGCAAGAGGTTCAGGTTATATAAGCTAATATTCAATCCTCTTTGGCATTTTATTAAGGTATATTTTGTCCAATTGGGTTTTCTTGATGGTCTAAGAGGCTTTATGGTTGCCCTTTCCGCTTTCTTTTATACCTTCCTTAAGTATAAGTTTCTCTACGAGCTTGAGTTAAAGGAAAAGGTTTCCAAGTTATGGTAA
- a CDS encoding glycosyltransferase family 2 protein: MVSVVIPVYNGEQYIAQAIQSVLEQSLKVDEIIVIDDASTDRTEQVVKSEFSRWVHYHRNPKNMERCYSRNLGVSLARGEYIFFLDHDDLWEKNHVEKLRDALKVADMVYSFPRTLVNSEDKILRVSRKKIPKDYKILVFSGMVGYPSATAFRKESFLGYKDQFMLREDWEIFLRAVLKGLKVEICDTNTVKIREHGKRSSKSIRLYEGTMAVYSFYRDKIPEEYLPYFLFHVGDVCMRFGNLKEGWKLVLSALSKKPELLLSGRNLLTILKRGFRFWRSYA; this comes from the coding sequence ATGGTAAGCGTGGTCATACCCGTCTATAACGGAGAGCAATACATAGCACAAGCCATACAGTCAGTGCTGGAGCAGAGCCTAAAGGTTGACGAAATAATAGTTATAGACGATGCGTCAACGGATAGAACAGAGCAGGTAGTAAAGAGTGAATTTTCTCGCTGGGTGCATTACCATCGCAACCCAAAGAACATGGAAAGGTGCTACTCAAGAAACCTTGGAGTTAGCTTGGCAAGGGGTGAATATATCTTTTTCCTTGACCATGATGACCTCTGGGAAAAAAACCATGTGGAGAAACTAAGGGACGCTTTAAAGGTTGCGGATATGGTTTATAGTTTTCCGAGAACCCTTGTAAACTCGGAGGATAAAATTCTGAGAGTTTCAAGAAAAAAGATACCAAAGGACTACAAAATTTTGGTGTTTTCTGGAATGGTAGGCTATCCATCCGCTACCGCCTTCAGAAAAGAGAGCTTTTTAGGATACAAAGACCAATTTATGCTTAGAGAGGACTGGGAAATCTTCCTTAGGGCGGTGCTTAAAGGTCTAAAGGTAGAAATTTGCGATACTAACACGGTAAAGATAAGAGAGCATGGAAAAAGAAGTAGCAAAAGCATCAGGCTTTATGAAGGCACTATGGCGGTCTACAGCTTTTACAGGGATAAAATTCCAGAGGAATACTTGCCATATTTTCTTTTTCATGTGGGAGATGTGTGTATGAGGTTTGGAAACCTCAAAGAAGGCTGGAAGTTGGTGCTTTCTGCACTTTCAAAAAAGCCAGAGCTTTTGCTTTCTGGTAGAAACTTGCTTACAATTCTAAAAAGAGGCTTTAGGTTTTGGAGAAGCTATGCTTAG
- a CDS encoding 7-carboxy-7-deazaguanine synthase QueE → MLRSEVRKASISVNEIYPSIQGEGLLVGTPSLFIRLQGCNLRCPWCDQPSALAFRETSIDLKDLMKEVEKYPHKHVVITGGEPFTEESLPLLVEELIRRDKSIQIETNCTLWQDAMEELASQIHITCSPKAVAGWFVHPKIRQYAKELKFVVDQELSLDVLLNFSDFLQREVVVLQPEGNKKVFLQKALEIQLRLLEMGYQVRVIPQVHKFLGLK, encoded by the coding sequence ATGCTACGAAGTGAAGTTAGAAAAGCCTCAATAAGCGTCAATGAGATATACCCAAGCATACAAGGAGAAGGGCTTTTGGTGGGAACACCAAGCCTTTTCATCAGACTGCAGGGTTGTAATCTTAGATGTCCATGGTGCGACCAGCCATCTGCCTTAGCCTTTAGAGAAACCTCTATAGATTTAAAGGACCTCATGAAGGAAGTTGAAAAGTATCCACACAAGCATGTAGTTATAACTGGTGGAGAGCCCTTTACAGAAGAGTCCTTACCTTTGCTCGTGGAAGAGCTAATAAGAAGAGATAAGTCCATTCAGATAGAGACAAACTGCACTTTGTGGCAGGATGCCATGGAAGAGCTTGCTTCACAAATTCATATAACCTGCTCTCCAAAGGCTGTTGCAGGCTGGTTTGTGCATCCAAAGATAAGACAATATGCAAAGGAGCTTAAGTTTGTGGTAGACCAAGAGCTAAGCCTTGATGTGCTTCTTAATTTTTCTGATTTTCTCCAAAGGGAAGTGGTAGTGCTACAGCCAGAGGGTAATAAAAAGGTCTTTCTGCAAAAAGCCCTTGAGATACAATTAAGACTCTTGGAGATGGGTTATCAAGTTAGGGTAATCCCGCAGGTGCATAAGTTTCTTGGACTGAAGTGA
- a CDS encoding ADP-ribosylglycohydrolase family protein, which translates to MDTILDKFKGVILGGAIGDAIGKSLEDVPLADVLEFYGGKVKGFVEPHPLSPSVGLEPEKTSDETTISVLLAQSIVEKKFLDPYHFFEKLREWASKEESHRYPDPALITAIDLISSGVGLEDAGLVSSSVEGVLRCVITGLFHYYNPYIAVEAGRLVSLITHRSKEIYDASALVSALVSYLVLESFDLRNPVERFALLESLKNFLKYNKSKRYLDSVKKLLEEEANTEKAIELIGNSTYVFEALPLALFIFLRHVDEPLQAFWEGVNACGMVGGDTDAIGYLVGSFVGAYAGVWVFPLELLENLENYEYYILLAEKLYDTTMEFLERRR; encoded by the coding sequence ATGGATACCATTCTTGATAAGTTCAAGGGCGTTATTCTTGGCGGTGCTATAGGTGATGCCATTGGCAAAAGTCTTGAGGATGTGCCTTTGGCAGATGTGCTTGAGTTTTATGGTGGCAAGGTAAAAGGCTTTGTAGAGCCACATCCTCTTAGTCCTTCCGTGGGTCTTGAGCCAGAAAAAACTTCTGATGAGACCACCATAAGTGTGCTACTGGCTCAAAGTATAGTGGAGAAAAAATTCTTAGACCCTTACCACTTTTTTGAAAAGCTCAGAGAGTGGGCGAGTAAAGAAGAAAGCCACAGATATCCAGACCCTGCATTGATTACCGCCATAGACCTTATATCCTCTGGAGTGGGTCTTGAGGATGCGGGGCTTGTATCTTCCTCTGTGGAGGGAGTGCTCAGATGCGTAATAACTGGGCTTTTCCACTACTACAATCCATATATTGCTGTTGAGGCTGGCAGGCTTGTAAGCCTAATTACGCACAGAAGCAAGGAGATATACGATGCCAGTGCCCTGGTTTCTGCCCTTGTTAGCTATCTTGTGCTTGAGAGCTTTGACCTAAGAAACCCAGTGGAGAGGTTTGCACTCCTTGAAAGCCTTAAAAACTTTCTCAAATATAACAAAAGCAAAAGATACCTTGACAGCGTGAAAAAACTCTTAGAAGAAGAAGCTAACACAGAAAAAGCCATAGAGCTTATAGGAAACTCCACCTATGTTTTTGAAGCCTTGCCTCTTGCACTTTTTATCTTCCTCAGGCATGTGGATGAGCCTTTGCAAGCTTTTTGGGAAGGAGTAAACGCCTGCGGTATGGTGGGAGGAGACACGGACGCCATAGGATACCTTGTGGGGTCTTTTGTGGGTGCATACGCTGGAGTGTGGGTCTTTCCTTTGGAACTTCTTGAAAATTTGGAAAACTACGAGTATTATATTCTTTTGGCAGAAAAGCTTTATGATACTACCATGGAATTTCTTGAAAGGAGGAGATGA
- a CDS encoding outer membrane protein transport protein, giving the protein MKKAIALTALLGIAGLSFATNGDNLIGVSPASRGMGGIGVGMPVGPTDSIFRNPAWISQYKGFNLSFGGILFMPEVKARVQNPMGDSGSQRSKADMFVVPEVGIVHQINDKLTFGIGAFGVSGMGVDYRNKDPMLSNMHTNFQFMRVIPALSYKVNDAVYVSGTLHLAYGSLDMGAIMCDLTGTTCWNAGGGQSQTYGMGFQLGLAYNMGDFVYAGITYQSPVSMTYKRVFDSDGDFIFEDLKLTQPQELAFGIGVKPMNNLKVGMDIRWINWKNAKGYKHFQWKDQWVIALGGEYKPTEKLALRAGYNYGKSPIRGGAKNPMNANRIPNFSAPFSDLQIAYFNLVGFPAITEHHITLGLGYEFTKTFGIDLAYKHAFNKKVKATDPSGAFLVEAQNAQNAISIGLNWKF; this is encoded by the coding sequence ATGAAAAAGGCTATCGCTTTAACTGCCTTGTTAGGAATTGCAGGTCTTTCTTTTGCCACAAACGGGGATAACCTCATAGGTGTATCTCCAGCCTCAAGGGGTATGGGTGGTATAGGTGTGGGTATGCCAGTTGGACCAACGGACTCTATCTTTAGAAACCCTGCTTGGATAAGCCAGTATAAGGGTTTTAACCTAAGCTTTGGTGGAATACTCTTTATGCCTGAGGTTAAGGCAAGAGTTCAAAATCCCATGGGAGACTCTGGTTCTCAAAGGTCCAAAGCGGACATGTTTGTTGTTCCAGAGGTGGGTATAGTGCATCAGATTAACGATAAACTTACCTTTGGTATAGGTGCTTTTGGTGTCTCAGGTATGGGTGTGGACTACAGAAACAAGGACCCAATGCTCTCCAATATGCATACGAACTTTCAGTTTATGAGGGTTATCCCAGCCCTTTCCTATAAGGTAAATGATGCTGTATATGTTTCAGGTACCCTTCACTTGGCTTATGGTTCACTGGATATGGGAGCAATCATGTGTGACTTAACAGGCACCACCTGTTGGAACGCCGGAGGTGGTCAATCTCAGACCTATGGCATGGGCTTTCAGCTTGGCTTAGCCTATAACATGGGAGACTTTGTCTATGCAGGTATAACTTATCAGAGCCCTGTTTCCATGACCTACAAGAGAGTTTTTGACAGCGACGGTGATTTCATTTTTGAAGACCTAAAACTCACTCAACCTCAAGAGCTTGCCTTTGGTATAGGTGTAAAGCCTATGAATAACCTTAAGGTAGGCATGGACATAAGGTGGATAAACTGGAAGAACGCAAAGGGATACAAACACTTCCAATGGAAAGACCAGTGGGTTATAGCCCTTGGTGGTGAGTATAAGCCTACAGAAAAGCTGGCTTTGAGAGCAGGTTATAACTATGGAAAATCTCCCATAAGAGGCGGAGCTAAGAATCCTATGAACGCTAACAGGATACCCAACTTCTCTGCACCCTTTAGCGACCTTCAAATAGCCTACTTTAACCTCGTAGGCTTTCCAGCCATTACAGAACATCATATAACCCTCGGTCTTGGATATGAGTTTACAAAGACCTTTGGGATAGACCTTGCATACAAGCATGCCTTCAACAAGAAGGTAAAGGCAACAGACCCTTCAGGAGCTTTCCTCGTGGAAGCCCAGAACGCCCAAAACGCCATATCTATAGGTCTTAACTGGAAGTTCTAA